In Paramormyrops kingsleyae isolate MSU_618 chromosome 18, PKINGS_0.4, whole genome shotgun sequence, the DNA window gtacactgtaaccatgtggaagctgctatctgtaatcttaaactaaaagtccacggaagtggcacatagaaatcctgcgctgggacatgtgatatattgccggaaagctcgcaatttgtactatacgaaagtgcatggaagttcccagcgcaggatttctaaatgtgcatttcgccctgtacactgtaaccatgtggaagctgctatctataatcttaaactaaaagtccacggaagtggcacgtagaaatcctgcgctgggacatgtgatatattgccggaaagctcgcaatttgtactatacgaaagtgcatggaagttcccagcgcaggatttctaaatgtgcatttcgccctgtacactgtaacaatgGGGAAGatgccatccataatcttaaactaaaagtccacggaagtggcacatagaaatcctgcgctgggacatgtgatatattgccggaaagctcgcaatttgtactatacgaaagtgcatggaagttcccagcgtaggatttctaaatgtgcatttcgccctgtacactgtaaccatgtggaagctgctatctataatcttaaactaaaagtccacggaagtggcacgtagaagtgaggccccagcacatgtgatatattgccaggaaggtcggaatttgtactttacgaaaattcaacattgaagattcaagattcaaaaggtttattcgtcacgtacacagttgtacacatacaacatgtagtggaatgtaaccctggtcactctgagcagctgtgcatgataagagagtaacaaaatatagaaaaaataagaaaaataataaaataaaaaatatatgaaatgttcagctgtacataatctatacataagtgataggtaagaggtatataagtgcaatgtggaagaggcctgaggtatgtgccaatgatttggacagggtgaagcagtacctagaggcattgagtattgtcctgatttaggagcattatgacctgggggaaaaagctcttccttaacctttccgttctggggtgcgtttcccaaaaccatagttcgaaggaacgttcgcaaacactgtccttaagttgcatatttcaaacaactcacgagctgtaattagaagcttagtcccgggtaaatatgtcagcgatggtggaaaatgcattctaagaagggtatagtcaccgtgtaagtaaaaaattgtataaactttcataactaatagggaataatttagctctacgatcacatataatgtgaagttgtctgaaaatgtttgaaacgtaattgttgtgtgggtctctggtcataagtacggtaactgtcggtagtgagcaatagggacaccttgctgggtgatgcgggaagaatcctctgtgtgacccatctgtacgttgacgtcaaacttcaactcaccagtggcacttgcactctcatctagcacatattgtatgttctagtcactctttgccttcttctcatgtttagaaacatgtgtgaacagttttgagtcattgtgttcaaatgatgactactgtatggtggctgtgctgaacttctgcagcctgtgttttctattttgcatcaaagttcaccacagtgcaaaatgtgttttgatgaatgggaatgtgtttagagttttgctcaaatctgcaaattgtgtttaaagtttcaccaaaagagtgattgattcaataaatgagttttggcaattggaagttttgttccaagaatgaggtttagtcttttagcaattcagaaaaactgtaacagaaacataaggcaaggtaaactttaacttaccaaagctctttggggcggtcacaccagatgtgtccagtttgtacagatactgcacagttagaatagaatagaatagaatagaatgccttttattgtcattatacattttttacatatacaatgagatgaaaagcatctccttgggtcagtgctcaaacatatacatataaaatataaaaagagaagtagtataaaagtatgtataaaatatgtataaaaataagcaatgtaaacaaatagaaagtattaaagtgacagtgtaatatatcttattgcactagcatatgtatataaagtgaacgaatgcacaatttcacattgaccggattattacacagtgataatatataataaatagatgtggtaagatttttttagtgtgtgtgtgaggggaggAAGACCATAGTAGGGGGAGtgattgttttctgtgtgtattcagtgtgtgtacagtgtgtgttcagtgtgtgttcagtgtgagtaTGGCTCTAGGGAAAAAACTGTTCCGGAGTCTGTCTGTCCTAGTCCTGATGCACCTGTAGCGTCTTCCTGAGGGCAACAGGTTGAAcagatcagagccagggtgggatgtgtccttgataatgttccttgctctgctgaggcagcgggAGGTGTATATGTCCATaagagaggggagagggcagccgatgATCTTCTGGGCAGCTTTGACAACTTTATGAAGCCTCTCCTTATCTGCCAtggtgcagctgccgtaccacacTGTGATGCAGTACATCAGGAGGCTCTCAATGGACGAGCGATAGAAGGTCAGAAGCAGATCCTGGTTGAGATTCAGCTTCCTGAGGACTCTCAGGAAGTGGAGCCGCTGCTGTGCCTTCTTGACGACCTCTGTGATGTTCTCGGTCCATGAGATATTGTCCGAGATGAGGACCCCTAGGTACCGGAAAGTATGGACCCTCTCCACGCGTTCACCGTTGATGTATAGGGGGGTTAGGTCGGTGCCGTGCCTCCTGAGGTCAACAACGATCTCTTTAGTTTTCTTGGTGTTCAAAGTCAGATTGTTCTCTGAACACCAGGCCTCCAGCTTCAGGACCTCATCCCTATAggctgcctcgtctcccttaGAGATGAGTCCGACCACCGTAGTGTCGTCGGCAAACTTGACGATGAGATTGTTGTTGTGGGTCGGACTACAGTCGTGGGTGTAGAGGCAGTAtaggagggggctcagcacacagccctgtggggatccggtgctagttaggggtaaaatgctgttatgggcagggttaatcaattgtacagttgtgcttaaaatgggggtataaaatccttcaaatactacaaaagttatgtaagagaacttttgttttttgttttgtaaacaagtacacctactcttacagttttagactttttaaagaattttgtattatattatattatattatattatattaacatgactatagcgaatgtctgtcagccccttttgtcAGAAGGgccttatagctatgttttcatagaatctgagccggaaaagtcagattgctatgccaagagtacaactaatttgagataatgcaaaaaacagtgtttgtgaagtcatttgaagactgaattgtgttacagtggaaaaaaaacacaacagcacaataaagggcaagtgactcaggcaaagtcagtcagaagggtgtgtgaacatgattggcaaactgggtgataagtatactgatgaatgcctgctcaccagtaagttcatgcttatttacAGGtttaacaggtttcaggtgcttccagctttagagccggaagggactggggaagcaggtgggcccttgggcactgaggagccccctccccccagaaagagggaggttgtggtagtgggggattcaattattaggggagtagacagttatgtgtgcacgcgtgatagagggtcccgtacggtgtcttgcctgcctggtgcccaggtaggagaccttccagatcgtgtggacaagcttttggccccagctggggtggatccagttgtcgtggtgcatgttggcaccaacgacataggcaagggtagaagggctgttctgcaggataaatttatagaagtcgccaataagcttagaagcagaacgtccatggtggtattttccgaaatactccccgtgccacgcgcaagtgaggctaagttagctgagataaggagattaaatgcgtggctaaaaggatggtgtaggaaagaggggtttaggtttatggggcactggaggaccttctggaacaggtgggacctgttcaagccggatgggttgcatctgaaccggaggggaaccagtgtactgggaaggcgtatttgtagagtagttgaggaatgtttaaactagggactgggggggcagggaggttagttaagtatgtaactggggggaaacggaaagcccaaaaaaatcatattataagtaggcactgtaataagcctaccctttgttgtctgtatttaaacgccaggagtattaggaataaaattcatgatttagaggctcttatctcattggactcttatgatattatagcaataactgaaacgtggttgagtgataaggatggacaagaatataatatggatggttacacattgttccgtaaagaccgtataggtaagaagggaggtggtgttgcagtatatgtaaaggaaatcttgcaggcaagggagcttactgatataagtaaaagtacggaagctatatgggtaaaattagatgctacaaactcaaatagcctaattgtcggtgtttgttacagagcacccaatgtagctgctgaggaaagcagattgttatacagtgatattaggattatgagcaataaaaatgatgtggtagttatgggtgattttaatctaccggggatacagtgggacattgttgctggctcttctgaaaatgaacttgagatggtggaattagtacaggattgtttttttactcagtttgttaacacccctaccaggggagatgccattcttgatcttgttttgtctaataaccaggacaggattggtaaattagatgttttagaaccacttgacagtagcgatcataacatggttaaatttgaggttaagtttagtgcccgaagagcaaagtccaaatcaaaaatatataatgttaggaaggctaacttcaattgtacagatccagccacttaaaatttcccctccagtctggctggcagccaaatcccagccaagttccttCCAAATACCAGCCGGAAGCtagagccccccttcttctaggggtgggcctatatttgactataaacccgcccattcattcacttgcagggtgataccattagatggcgctgtctttacaaaaactttacttttctttttacagggttaaatgattgaatggtctttgctatgacttaaaaaagctcatttttctttttaatttattttatttacttattttattttattttaatatgctttattggtttgtttattgtctattcttatttatcctttgtacagcactttggtcctacagtatattgatttgttttaaagtgctttattttaagcatagtccacaaattttcaatagggttcagtttgttggctttgggaaggctgttctgacgtgtgttgtgatcattgtccctgtatcaactgtccagccattgattgttgatactgtaactgttgattgattaaagaatttgtaggtgattgggagttcatgatcctcacctgctgcagcaatcagaatcagaatcagaatcagcttttattcgccaagtgtgctggggcacacaaggaattagtttcccacagtttgatactctctcatacacaaacaataagttagagctgggcgataaatcaatttaattgattaattcgaatttacagttcaggacgatgtgttttcatgaaatcgattttattactttttttacacacaagcgccaaatgcggaactaatgcgatgcaccattcctcatgggtaaattaacactgtagcagattcactaacaacatggcaatgacaggggaaaagatggcacatgcccaaagaaaggtgttgctacttctTTAATATggaattgtaatataatatgtcaaacccaatggcataaagtatttacttaatactaagctgacatgataaaattatgtgttttttttctattattattacaatattacttattacttttatttataagtttgagggtgtattgtgttgttgccagttttaaaataagctatagagaaacctttctaaaagtgttcacaataataactgacactttattgatccccgtggggaaattgtgtttatgcctccctcaacttgatctttgaagaataagttgtctgtgaaggccacctgttggggccttgctcaaggagctgcagacatgctgaggctaggcttgaaccagtgaccttctgattacaagcacacagcttagcccactgagccacacactgcccctaaaggtgtggtctaaagtaaaaaaagctaaataaagtagtttgattttgtgtaggggaggggagaatcGATTGAAATCGGAAatcggagattttatttttaggccatatcacccagctctacaataagtgacactttaaaaacaaaataccctatacaagaaatactgtacaaatacagtacaatacaacacacatacaatacaaatgtgaaaaattataaatatacacaggtgagtaacactgtgcaattttaaggtgcgaggtatagtgtaaacagtttttgtaaacagatctgtagcgtctgccagaggggggtagctggagaagattgtgtccaggatgtgacggatctgaaatgattttaactgctcgttaaaatctatgctcgtttagccgaactaaagtccacaaacaggatcctggcataagttcctggacggtccagatgttgcaggatataatgcagccccatattcactgcatcatccaccgacctgtttgcccgataggcaaactgcagggggtacagctggtgtcctgtaatgtcctttagatgggctaaaaccaggcgttcaaaggatttcatgaccacagacgtcaaggcgacaggtctgtagtcattcagtcctgtaatggtgggttttttggggaccgtgataatggtggagcgtttgaagcaggAGGGAACTACACACAACTCCAGAaatctattgaagatgcgggtgaagatgggagccagctgatcagcacaggttttgaggcaggagggggatacaccgtttggtcccggggccttcttggttttctgtttctggaacagccggctcacttccgcttcgtgtattctgagttccaggggggaggataggggggtgagaggtgtgatgagggttattgtctctggagtggggtggatggggggtgtgaatctgtttatctcaaacctgcagtagaagttgttcagctcgtctgccaggtctttgtttgcttcagcggggggtaggggtcgtctgttgctggtgatatctcgcaggcctctccacactgatgcagggtcattggctgagaaccgttctttcagcttctcagagtagcttctttttgccactttgatctccctggtcagcgtgttcctggcctgcctgtacagggccctgtcaccacttctgtaggcatcctccttggcctggtgaagatgttgcagtttgggagtgaaccatggtttattgttgttgtatgtgcagaaggtcttggtcgggacacacacatcttcacaaaaactgatgtatgatgtcacagtgtctgtcagctcatccagattatcagatgcagcttcaaagacagtccaattagtgcagtcaaaacagtcttgcagttcctgctttgctgcattggtccacttcttcacagttttgactacaggcttggcacgtttaagctgttgcctgtaaattggaataagatggaccatacagtgatcagaatgtcctaaagctgcccgggggacagagcgataggcatcttttaaaatggtgtaacagtggtccagtgtgatgttgtccctggtggggcagtcgatatgctgtctgtttaggaagttcctggtgtagattcactctgttaaaatcaccaaggacaataaaagggaatagggatattttctttccagggggggtgatctggtcggccagcgtgcatttacatctga includes these proteins:
- the LOC140579728 gene encoding uncharacterized protein yields the protein MVHLIPIYRQQLKRAKPVVKTVKKWTNAAKQELQDCFDCTNWTVFEAASDNLDELTDTVTSYISFCEDVCVPTKTFCTYNNNKPWFTPKLQHLHQAKEDAYRSGDRALYRQARNTLTREIKVAKRSYSEKLKERFSANDPASVWRGLRDITSNRRPLPPAEANKDLADELNNFYCRIHEAEVSRLFQKQKTKKAPGPNGVSPSCLKTCADQLAPIFTRIFNRFLELCVVPSCFKRSTIITVPKKPTITGLNDYRPVALTSVVMKSFERLVLAHLKDITGHQLYPLQFAYRANRSVDDAVNMGLHYILQHLDRPGTYARILFVDFSSAKRA